In Nostoc sp. GT001, a genomic segment contains:
- a CDS encoding type II toxin-antitoxin system prevent-host-death family antitoxin has protein sequence MTQITLSDLPEIIQTLLNQAQKTGEPLTITQNGIPFAIISPIKKKSLLETLSTLEPLDEDFADVDEGLLPLDDIEFSK, from the coding sequence ATGACACAAATCACCCTTTCCGATCTCCCCGAAATCATCCAAACCCTACTCAATCAAGCCCAAAAAACAGGCGAACCCCTCACTATTACCCAAAACGGTATCCCCTTCGCCATCATTTCCCCCATCAAGAAAAAATCCCTCCTGGAAACCCTTTCCACCCTTGAACCACTGGACGAAGACTTTGCCGATGTGGACGAAGGATTATTACCATTAGATGATATTGAGTTTTCAAAATGA
- a CDS encoding type II toxin-antitoxin system VapC family toxin, protein MSYLYLLDTNIISELIKNPRGVVFSKIQDVGEDKICTSIIVACESKFGAKNKNSQKLIEKLEIILDSIEILPLTHPVEQYYGEIRTYLEQQGKPIGANDLLIAAHSLTLDLTLVTANMREFSRVPNLKVENWLEPH, encoded by the coding sequence ATGAGCTATTTATACTTGTTAGATACAAACATCATTTCCGAACTAATTAAAAACCCCAGAGGAGTGGTATTTTCAAAAATTCAAGATGTCGGAGAAGACAAAATTTGTACAAGTATTATAGTAGCTTGTGAATCAAAATTTGGAGCTAAAAATAAGAACTCCCAAAAGCTCATAGAAAAACTTGAAATAATTTTGGATAGTATTGAAATACTACCCCTAACTCATCCTGTAGAGCAATATTATGGAGAAATCCGCACTTATTTAGAACAACAAGGTAAACCGATTGGAGCTAACGACTTATTAATTGCTGCCCATTCTTTAACCCTTGATCTAACTCTCGTTACCGCCAATATGCGTGAATTTTCCCGTGTTCCTAATTTAAAAGTAGAAAACTGGCTCGAACCTCACTAA
- a CDS encoding YdiU family protein — protein MTLAETPNDKNSSNPFLTLNYETALESLGGDYYDEVAAAEFPQHLLRWRNDELLPRFGLDPQVVKDEDFIAAFGQFQGRKPLLALRYHGYQFGEYNGQLGDGRGFLYGQVRANDGELYDFGTKGSGRTPYSRGGDGMLTLKGGVREVLAAEALHYLGVRTSRCLSMIETGLPLWRGDEPSPTRSSVMIRMSSSHIRFGTFERLHYFQRPDLTKKLLDHVIEQYYRHLNAEEDKYILFYAELVKRVAELVAQWMAAGFCHAVLNTDNMSITGESFDYGPYAFIPSYNPSFIAAYFDYYGRYCYGNQPSICKLNLQMLQEPLKAIIDKGEMEARLEMFDEHYQAEYSSLMLKKLGFSELSHPQAAELLNLTVEFLKDSQVGYHQFFYEMARTFSSKWRDEPGFVMNNSDIVPVPGASGIFDDWCILYHQILNDFDSDRTNIISQTLAVNNPKTVLLRPVIEATWEAIAQEDNWQPFYELIQQIQSKK, from the coding sequence ATGACTCTGGCTGAAACTCCAAACGACAAGAATTCTAGCAATCCTTTTCTCACCCTCAACTACGAAACCGCCTTAGAATCTCTAGGAGGCGACTACTACGATGAGGTTGCGGCGGCAGAATTTCCTCAACACCTCCTGCGTTGGCGTAACGATGAACTATTACCCCGTTTCGGTCTAGACCCCCAAGTAGTCAAAGACGAAGATTTCATCGCAGCCTTTGGTCAATTTCAGGGGCGCAAACCGTTGTTAGCACTGCGTTATCACGGCTATCAATTTGGTGAATATAACGGACAGTTGGGTGATGGTAGAGGCTTTCTCTACGGACAAGTACGCGCCAATGATGGCGAATTATACGATTTTGGCACTAAAGGTTCTGGGAGAACGCCCTACTCCCGTGGTGGCGATGGTATGCTCACGCTCAAAGGTGGGGTGCGGGAAGTTCTGGCTGCGGAAGCGCTGCATTACTTGGGTGTACGTACTTCGCGCTGTCTGAGCATGATTGAAACAGGTTTACCACTCTGGCGGGGCGATGAACCTTCGCCTACCCGTTCATCTGTGATGATTAGAATGAGCAGTTCTCATATTCGCTTTGGCACTTTTGAGCGACTGCACTATTTCCAGCGTCCAGATTTAACTAAGAAGCTGTTAGACCACGTAATTGAGCAGTATTATCGACACTTAAATGCTGAAGAAGATAAATATATCCTGTTTTACGCCGAATTAGTTAAACGGGTCGCAGAACTAGTAGCACAATGGATGGCGGCTGGCTTTTGTCATGCAGTCCTGAATACTGACAATATGTCGATTACTGGAGAGAGTTTTGACTATGGGCCTTACGCATTTATTCCGAGTTATAACCCATCCTTTATAGCTGCGTATTTTGACTATTATGGGCGCTACTGTTACGGTAATCAACCAAGTATTTGCAAGTTGAATTTACAAATGCTCCAAGAACCTTTAAAGGCGATTATTGATAAGGGCGAAATGGAAGCTAGATTAGAAATGTTTGATGAGCATTATCAAGCTGAATACAGTTCTTTGATGTTGAAAAAGTTAGGTTTTTCGGAGTTGTCCCATCCACAAGCTGCGGAACTGTTGAATCTAACAGTTGAATTTTTAAAAGATAGCCAAGTTGGTTATCACCAGTTTTTTTATGAGATGGCTCGTACTTTTTCATCGAAATGGCGAGATGAACCAGGTTTTGTGATGAATAATTCCGATATTGTGCCAGTACCCGGTGCATCGGGAATATTTGATGATTGGTGCATACTATACCATCAAATTTTGAACGATTTTGATAGCGATCGCACCAATATAATTTCCCAAACTCTAGCTGTTAATAATCCCAAAACGGTATTATTAAGACCTGTGATTGAAGCTACTTGGGAAGCAATTGCCCAAGAAGATAATTGGCAGCCTTTTTATGAGTTGATACAGCAAATTCAGTCTAAAAAATAG
- a CDS encoding toll/interleukin-1 receptor domain-containing protein yields MNEIYISYAWKDNKSELGSQREELVDKICAALISERYNLIRDRNYLTLGKSIQNFMEEIGRGNYVIVVVSDKYLRSEYCMFEAVKIIKHKGYDQKVFPVVLQDANVYTKEGKSEYIKYWKQQKEKLKQLIGSERTSHEDSAMHDVAEKIREISQKIDEFMFFISDKLSIDPSHNFNAFINQLTDTIRNDAVQLRSKKSILVAGTGDFNIPNEINWCAQKLGEKIAEYNYNLITGGWQGVDYVVADKFAEKITQQNIRLTDKLTHVVPRGKQPVFKGGKIEYTESGINEWLDCLRHSDLVILLGGVGGTYDTYVYAKQEKIPVIPIVCTNGDAKKVFDEMLTNWDTKLMGNISQEKFKSLNQYINDESTAEDVVNDVMDIVNEIIFAKTMLNP; encoded by the coding sequence ATGAATGAAATATATATATCGTATGCATGGAAAGACAACAAGAGTGAATTGGGTAGTCAACGTGAAGAATTAGTCGATAAAATTTGTGCAGCGCTTATTTCTGAACGTTATAACTTAATTCGCGATCGCAACTATTTAACACTAGGCAAAAGTATACAGAATTTCATGGAGGAAATCGGGCGTGGTAACTATGTGATTGTTGTAGTCAGCGACAAATATTTGCGATCGGAATACTGTATGTTTGAAGCTGTTAAAATCATTAAACACAAGGGTTATGATCAAAAAGTTTTTCCAGTTGTTTTACAGGATGCCAATGTATATACCAAAGAAGGTAAGAGCGAGTACATAAAATACTGGAAGCAACAGAAAGAAAAACTAAAACAACTCATCGGTTCAGAACGAACTTCTCATGAAGATTCAGCAATGCATGATGTTGCTGAAAAAATTAGAGAGATTTCCCAAAAAATTGATGAATTCATGTTTTTTATCTCGGATAAATTAAGCATCGATCCATCTCATAACTTTAATGCATTTATCAATCAACTTACTGATACTATTAGAAATGATGCAGTTCAACTCAGAAGCAAAAAGAGCATTTTGGTCGCAGGAACAGGAGACTTTAATATTCCTAATGAAATCAATTGGTGCGCTCAAAAGCTTGGGGAGAAAATAGCCGAATATAACTATAACCTGATCACAGGTGGATGGCAGGGAGTAGATTATGTTGTAGCTGATAAGTTTGCCGAAAAAATCACGCAACAAAATATCCGCCTAACCGATAAGTTAACACACGTTGTTCCACGAGGAAAACAACCTGTATTTAAGGGTGGAAAAATCGAATACACCGAGTCAGGTATTAATGAATGGCTTGATTGTTTACGACATTCAGATTTGGTTATTCTTCTGGGAGGTGTTGGCGGAACTTATGATACTTATGTATATGCTAAACAAGAAAAAATTCCGGTGATTCCTATTGTATGCACTAATGGCGATGCCAAAAAAGTGTTTGATGAAATGCTGACAAATTGGGATACTAAATTAATGGGAAATATCTCCCAGGAAAAATTTAAATCACTTAATCAATATATCAATGATGAATCAACAGCAGAAGATGTGGTCAATGATGTCATGGATATTGTGAACGAAATTATTTTTGCAAAAACTATGCTAAATCCCTAA
- the smc gene encoding chromosome segregation protein SMC has protein sequence MVHIKRVELTNFKSFGGTTSVPLLPGCTVISGPNGSGKSNILDALLFCLGLSSSKGMRADRLPDLVNNTQTSKGRASIEASVTVTFDLSDEISHKDTKAQREEVEEEGEAGEAEEEPKSKIQNPKLGEWSVTRRLRVTHQGTYTSNYYINGEACTLTQLHEELSNLRVYPEGYNVVLQGDVTSIISMNGRERREIIDELAGVAAFDRKIVQAKSTLDEVKEKEDSCRIIETELTAQRDRLSQDRAKAEKYQKLRTEFLAKQSWEAVLSWRSLQTQQEKLVHEIQTGDRNFTELTTQLTNLNSQIVQKTAELEQLNAHVKALGEEELLAVQSTLATQEAERKQLQRQLTELQTASQETAKRLTQTQQEIQKHRHSLEEIAETHIVETRFIASSQHQRNEAHQALETSREAAAEIASASEAWVQQQTAFNRQIEALLHTLEPQRTEQAQLRERNNQLQQLIQEQTQLIERDEPLLTEKQTQCSGVETEFNASSEPIQNLAQNLSATEQELQIQQETQKRLLSEQREKQRQLDKIEAQAQAQQEVQGTQASKVILQSGIPGLCGLVVQLGKVEPRHQLALEMAAGGRLGHIVVEDDSIAAAGIELLKQKRAGRATFLPLNKIHAPKFTQDATLRFASGFVNYAVNLVDCDRRYKDVFSYVFGNTVVFSSLEAARKNLGLYRIVTLDGELLETSGAMTGGSNSNRSALRFGNAEAAESDEAIALKTRLVDIERVLERCTEAIATLSAKTKKLTQELTEARQARREQQLQLEQLQKDIKSLTAQLEGTRSQLAQNSEKLATAQSRLEILERELPGQENELQQLRHALAELEASQTPSEWQQIQATIKIQEQQLQQRETALREAEQRLKNLENQQQRLQEKIQEAETRITEYETQQISCRDAIHRVSTQITTIDDQISQTRLSLSQMEQNLGEEKQKRDATELEVRSHLLRQQQLEWEIQKLQETQEKRREELIALQTQLRDVGAELPNPLPEVPDQVDLEELQKELRSLTKRLQAMEPVNMLALEEYERTQNRLQELTQKLETLEGERTELLLRIENFTTLRQLAFKEAFDAVNENFQSIFAILSDGDGFLQLENPEDPFSSGLNLVAHPKGKPVQRLASMSGGEKSLTALSFIFALQRYRPSPFYAFDEVDMFLDGANVERLARMIKQQSQQAQFIVVSLRRPMIESAERTIGVTQARGAYTQVLGIKLQSSNTSA, from the coding sequence ATGGTGCACATCAAGCGCGTGGAACTTACGAACTTCAAATCCTTCGGTGGCACTACTTCTGTCCCTTTGCTACCGGGGTGTACTGTCATATCTGGGCCAAATGGTTCGGGTAAATCGAATATTTTAGATGCGCTGCTATTTTGCCTGGGACTCTCCAGTTCTAAGGGAATGCGAGCCGATCGCCTACCAGATTTGGTAAACAACACCCAAACGTCTAAAGGACGCGCTTCTATTGAAGCTAGTGTCACTGTGACGTTTGATTTGTCAGATGAAATCTCACATAAAGACACAAAAGCGCAAAGGGAGGAAGTAGAGGAGGAAGGGGAGGCAGGGGAGGCGGAGGAAGAACCAAAATCCAAAATCCAAAATCCAAAATTGGGCGAGTGGAGTGTTACTAGAAGGCTGCGAGTCACTCACCAAGGGACTTACACCTCGAATTACTATATCAATGGTGAAGCTTGCACGCTGACACAGTTGCATGAAGAACTAAGTAACCTACGGGTTTATCCTGAAGGCTATAACGTCGTGCTGCAAGGGGATGTCACCAGCATTATCTCGATGAATGGGCGGGAACGACGGGAAATTATTGATGAATTAGCTGGGGTGGCGGCGTTCGATCGCAAAATTGTCCAAGCCAAATCAACTTTAGATGAAGTAAAGGAAAAGGAAGATAGCTGTCGGATTATTGAGACTGAATTAACTGCACAGCGCGATCGCCTTTCTCAAGATCGTGCTAAAGCTGAGAAATATCAAAAACTCCGCACGGAATTTCTGGCTAAACAATCTTGGGAAGCTGTTTTATCATGGCGTTCCTTGCAAACACAACAAGAAAAGTTAGTTCACGAAATTCAAACAGGTGATCGCAATTTTACCGAACTCACTACCCAACTCACCAACTTAAATTCCCAAATCGTTCAAAAAACTGCGGAACTCGAACAACTCAATGCCCACGTGAAAGCATTGGGAGAAGAGGAACTTTTGGCGGTACAATCTACCCTCGCCACCCAAGAAGCAGAACGTAAACAACTCCAGCGTCAGCTAACGGAATTACAAACAGCTTCCCAAGAAACCGCTAAACGTCTAACTCAGACTCAGCAAGAGATTCAAAAACATCGTCATTCCCTAGAAGAAATTGCCGAAACACACATTGTAGAGACACGATTCATCGCGTCTTCCCAACACCAAAGGAATGAAGCCCACCAAGCCTTAGAAACCTCCCGCGAAGCCGCCGCCGAAATCGCCTCGGCTTCGGAAGCGTGGGTGCAGCAACAAACAGCATTCAACCGTCAAATTGAAGCTTTACTGCACACCCTAGAACCGCAACGCACCGAACAAGCACAACTCAGGGAACGCAATAATCAGTTACAGCAGCTTATCCAAGAGCAAACCCAGTTAATTGAACGCGACGAACCCTTGTTAACAGAAAAACAAACTCAGTGTAGTGGAGTTGAAACGGAATTTAACGCCTCTAGCGAACCCATCCAAAATTTAGCTCAAAATCTCTCAGCCACAGAACAAGAACTGCAAATTCAACAGGAAACTCAAAAACGGTTACTGTCTGAACAACGCGAAAAACAACGCCAGTTGGATAAAATCGAGGCGCAAGCCCAAGCACAGCAAGAAGTCCAAGGAACCCAAGCGAGTAAAGTCATTTTACAATCGGGCATACCTGGACTTTGTGGCTTAGTTGTGCAGTTAGGAAAAGTGGAACCCCGCCATCAACTAGCCTTGGAAATGGCTGCTGGGGGGCGCTTGGGACATATTGTGGTGGAAGATGACAGCATCGCCGCAGCGGGTATTGAACTTCTCAAACAGAAACGTGCAGGGAGGGCGACTTTTTTACCGCTGAATAAAATTCACGCTCCCAAATTTACTCAAGATGCAACGCTACGTTTCGCTAGCGGCTTCGTTAATTATGCTGTGAACTTAGTCGATTGCGATCGCCGTTACAAAGATGTATTTAGCTATGTTTTCGGCAACACTGTCGTATTTTCCAGCTTGGAGGCGGCGCGGAAAAATTTAGGACTGTATCGCATCGTCACCTTAGACGGGGAACTCTTAGAAACCAGTGGTGCAATGACTGGTGGTAGTAACAGCAATCGTTCAGCGTTACGGTTTGGTAACGCTGAAGCGGCGGAATCTGATGAAGCGATCGCTTTAAAAACTCGCCTAGTGGATATTGAGCGGGTTTTAGAGCGTTGTACTGAAGCGATCGCTACTTTGTCAGCCAAAACCAAAAAACTCACTCAGGAACTCACCGAAGCGCGTCAGGCGCGGCGCGAACAGCAGTTGCAATTGGAGCAGTTGCAGAAAGACATTAAGAGTTTAACAGCGCAATTAGAGGGGACGCGATCGCAACTCGCCCAAAACAGCGAAAAGTTAGCCACTGCTCAATCTCGATTAGAAATTTTAGAGCGGGAATTACCTGGGCAAGAAAATGAATTGCAACAATTGCGACACGCCTTAGCCGAGTTAGAAGCATCCCAAACCCCCAGTGAATGGCAACAAATCCAGGCAACCATTAAAATCCAAGAGCAACAATTGCAACAACGGGAGACAGCATTACGAGAAGCCGAACAAAGATTAAAAAATTTAGAAAATCAGCAACAACGTTTGCAAGAAAAAATCCAAGAAGCAGAAACGCGAATCACCGAATACGAAACCCAACAAATCTCTTGTAGAGACGCGATTCATCGCGTCTCCACACAAATCACAACGATAGACGACCAAATCAGCCAAACCCGTTTATCGTTGAGTCAAATGGAGCAAAATTTGGGCGAAGAGAAACAAAAACGCGACGCTACAGAACTAGAAGTGCGATCGCACCTTTTACGTCAACAACAATTGGAATGGGAAATCCAAAAACTCCAAGAAACCCAAGAGAAACGGCGCGAGGAACTAATTGCACTGCAAACTCAATTGCGGGATGTGGGAGCAGAATTACCAAATCCCTTGCCAGAAGTTCCAGATCAGGTAGATTTAGAAGAATTGCAGAAAGAATTGCGATCGCTTACCAAACGCTTACAGGCAATGGAACCTGTAAATATGCTGGCGTTGGAAGAATACGAACGCACTCAAAACCGTCTCCAAGAACTCACGCAAAAATTAGAGACACTAGAAGGGGAACGCACCGAACTACTTTTACGGATTGAAAACTTTACCACATTGCGGCAACTTGCCTTTAAAGAAGCTTTCGATGCTGTCAACGAAAACTTTCAATCAATTTTTGCTATTCTTTCCGACGGCGACGGCTTCTTGCAACTAGAAAATCCTGAAGATCCCTTTAGCAGTGGATTGAATTTAGTCGCGCACCCCAAAGGCAAACCCGTACAGCGCCTAGCTTCCATGTCTGGGGGAGAAAAATCACTCACAGCCTTGAGCTTTATCTTTGCCCTGCAACGCTACCGTCCATCGCCATTTTACGCCTTTGACGAAGTAGATATGTTCCTAGATGGAGCAAACGTAGAGCGATTAGCTAGAATGATTAAACAACAGTCACAACAAGCGCAATTTATAGTTGTTAGTTTGCGTCGTCCGATGATAGAATCAGCCGAACGCACAATTGGCGTTACTCAAGCACGAGGAGCTTACACTCAAGTTTTGGGGATTAAGTTACAATCATCCAATACATCTGCTTGA
- a CDS encoding GNAT family N-acetyltransferase: protein MISELPIIASDRLLLRAAIHEDIPQILKYFIDNKTYLTPFYPLWADGFFTEEYWQYQIENSFLEFINGQSLKLFVFTKKNPTVVIGTVNFSNFVRGAAHFCYVGYSLAENKQGKGYMTEGLKSATQYLFEELNFHRVMANYMPHNRRSGNVLKRLGFVVEGYARDYLLINGQWEDHILTSLTNALWKAPN from the coding sequence ATGATATCAGAACTGCCAATAATTGCAAGCGATCGCCTATTATTACGAGCAGCGATCCATGAAGATATACCCCAAATTCTCAAATACTTTATTGATAACAAAACTTATCTCACTCCATTTTACCCTCTTTGGGCTGATGGTTTTTTCACTGAAGAATATTGGCAATATCAGATAGAGAATAGTTTTCTAGAATTTATCAATGGGCAATCGTTAAAACTATTTGTTTTTACCAAAAAAAATCCTACCGTAGTTATTGGAACGGTTAATTTTAGTAATTTTGTCCGAGGAGCCGCTCATTTTTGCTATGTGGGATATAGCCTTGCTGAAAATAAACAAGGTAAAGGATATATGACAGAGGGGTTAAAATCTGCAACTCAATATCTATTTGAAGAGTTAAATTTTCACCGAGTCATGGCTAATTATATGCCTCACAATCGGCGCAGTGGTAATGTACTCAAAAGACTCGGTTTTGTCGTTGAAGGATACGCTAGAGACTATTTGTTAATTAATGGACAATGGGAAGATCATATTTTGACAAGTCTTACAAATGCTCTTTGGAAAGCGCCTAATTAA
- a CDS encoding PRC-barrel domain-containing protein, which produces MTSEQIIRRSDILNTQVITRDNGKRLGIISQVWVDIDQREVVALGLRDSLISISGIPRYMYLNNISQIGDVILVDNEDVIEDIEVESLSNLINWEVITETGEVLGKVRGFKFNGETGKLESIVIASLGLPQIPDQFLSTYEFSVDEIVSTGPNRLIVFEGAEERVNQLTVGLLERLGIGKAPWERDIEEEYGGYAPPRQVAPGNQLPSGVPLQPPRQKVRAPEPVAREEEWNEDYVEEEKPQRQVMKARQYESIQYEEDEEEDNWSEATGNDRYQQPQPLKYEAQPYSKPYVDEYDDYDDVDGDAWEDAPKPVNIPKKVKERQPEYEEEGGY; this is translated from the coding sequence ATGACCTCCGAACAGATAATTAGGCGTTCCGACATATTAAATACCCAGGTGATTACCCGCGACAACGGCAAGCGGCTAGGCATTATCAGTCAAGTCTGGGTTGATATCGATCAAAGAGAGGTTGTGGCTCTTGGTTTGCGAGACAGCCTGATCTCCATTTCGGGCATACCGCGCTATATGTACCTCAACAACATCAGCCAGATTGGTGATGTCATCCTGGTTGATAACGAAGATGTCATTGAAGATATCGAAGTTGAATCTCTCAGTAATTTGATTAACTGGGAAGTAATTACAGAAACAGGTGAAGTCTTAGGCAAAGTTCGGGGCTTCAAGTTCAACGGCGAAACCGGGAAGCTTGAATCTATAGTCATTGCTTCTTTAGGATTGCCCCAAATTCCCGATCAATTTCTGAGTACTTACGAGTTCTCAGTAGATGAAATTGTCAGCACTGGCCCCAATCGGTTGATTGTGTTTGAGGGAGCTGAAGAACGAGTAAACCAGTTGACAGTTGGTTTACTAGAGCGCCTGGGTATCGGCAAAGCACCGTGGGAGCGAGATATAGAAGAAGAATACGGTGGCTATGCTCCACCGCGCCAAGTTGCACCAGGTAATCAACTACCGAGTGGAGTGCCATTACAGCCACCCAGGCAAAAAGTTCGCGCCCCCGAACCCGTAGCGCGGGAAGAAGAATGGAATGAAGACTATGTAGAAGAGGAAAAGCCACAGCGTCAGGTAATGAAGGCGCGGCAGTATGAATCTATTCAATACGAAGAAGACGAGGAAGAAGATAACTGGAGCGAGGCAACAGGCAACGACAGGTATCAACAACCGCAGCCGCTAAAGTATGAAGCCCAACCCTATAGCAAGCCATACGTTGACGAATACGATGATTATGACGACGTAGACGGCGATGCTTGGGAAGATGCACCGAAGCCTGTGAATATTCCTAAGAAAGTTAAGGAAAGACAGCCAGAATACGAAGAAGAAGGCGGATATTAA
- a CDS encoding ABC transporter ATP-binding protein — MKTRSNYWQLLPYIRLQWQTIARGLIGILGYVLATLVLINLAGKLATPFAQGNVVAIAQITGSCALIFLVRGLFQSIQDMYMAKAALRVAFHLRQQVYAHLQKLNLSYFETAKAGDLSYRLTEDVDRVGEVVNKVFHDFIPCILQLLAIPIYMIYLNWQLTLATIIIAPLMGILVGWFGERLRKYSLKSQNRVSGLSAILAEVFNGIRLVQAFAAENYEIARFGHEAERSLKAKYSTERLKAIQIPIIGFLEALSALALLIVGAWQISQGNLTVANFFSYLAAAALLIDPIGHTTNNYNEFKQGEASVDRVFELMAIQPTVIEKTNAIALAPVNGKVEYRHISFAYKPGEPVLKDISLLVSPGEAIALVGASGAGKTTFVNLLPRFYDPEVGQIFIDDVDIRDVKLHSLRRQIGIVPQETIMFSGTIAQNIAFGQYIFDIKAVKEAAKIANAHQFISQLPEGYKTWVGERGVNLSGGQRQRIAIARAVLLNPQILILDEATSALDSESEALVQEALERLMEKRTVFIIAHRLSTVRRCDRILVLEQGQIVESGTHEELLALECRYARFYAQQFS, encoded by the coding sequence TTGAAAACCCGTTCTAATTACTGGCAACTGCTGCCTTATATCCGACTCCAGTGGCAAACCATCGCCAGGGGACTGATTGGTATCTTGGGATACGTGCTGGCGACTTTAGTATTAATTAATCTCGCCGGGAAATTGGCAACTCCCTTTGCCCAAGGTAATGTAGTAGCGATCGCTCAAATAACTGGTAGCTGTGCTTTAATATTTCTTGTCAGAGGCTTGTTTCAGTCTATACAAGATATGTACATGGCGAAAGCTGCTTTAAGAGTTGCTTTTCATCTCCGTCAGCAAGTCTACGCACATCTGCAAAAGCTAAATCTCAGCTATTTTGAAACAGCAAAAGCTGGTGATTTATCTTACCGCCTCACAGAAGATGTTGACCGCGTTGGCGAAGTGGTAAATAAAGTATTTCACGACTTTATCCCCTGTATTTTGCAGCTGTTGGCAATTCCGATTTACATGATTTATCTGAATTGGCAACTGACATTAGCAACAATCATAATTGCGCCGCTGATGGGTATTTTAGTTGGCTGGTTTGGTGAACGTTTACGCAAGTATTCTTTAAAAAGTCAAAATCGCGTGTCGGGTTTATCAGCCATTCTCGCGGAAGTTTTCAACGGGATTCGTTTGGTACAGGCTTTTGCTGCCGAAAATTACGAAATCGCCCGCTTTGGACATGAAGCAGAACGCAGTCTCAAAGCAAAATACTCAACCGAACGCCTGAAAGCAATTCAGATTCCCATCATCGGATTTCTCGAAGCCTTAAGTGCGTTAGCGTTACTGATTGTGGGAGCGTGGCAAATTTCCCAAGGTAACTTAACAGTAGCGAATTTTTTCAGTTATCTGGCGGCGGCGGCGCTATTAATCGATCCCATTGGTCACACTACTAACAACTACAACGAATTTAAACAGGGTGAAGCATCTGTTGACCGCGTTTTTGAATTGATGGCAATTCAGCCGACGGTAATTGAAAAGACAAATGCGATCGCTCTGGCTCCAGTCAATGGCAAGGTAGAATATCGTCATATTTCCTTCGCCTATAAACCAGGTGAACCTGTCTTAAAAGATATCAGTTTATTAGTATCGCCAGGTGAAGCGATCGCGCTTGTGGGTGCTTCTGGTGCTGGTAAAACCACATTTGTGAATCTCTTACCCCGTTTTTACGACCCCGAAGTTGGTCAAATATTCATTGACGATGTTGATATTCGGGATGTGAAGTTGCATAGTCTGCGGCGACAAATTGGGATTGTTCCTCAAGAAACCATTATGTTTTCGGGGACGATTGCTCAAAATATCGCTTTTGGACAATATATTTTTGACATAAAAGCAGTTAAAGAGGCAGCGAAAATTGCTAACGCCCATCAGTTTATTAGCCAACTACCAGAAGGTTATAAGACTTGGGTAGGCGAACGTGGGGTAAACTTATCAGGGGGACAAAGACAAAGAATAGCGATCGCTCGTGCTGTTCTCCTCAATCCCCAAATATTGATTCTTGATGAAGCGACATCAGCCTTAGATTCTGAGTCAGAAGCACTGGTACAGGAAGCGCTGGAAAGATTGATGGAAAAACGGACAGTGTTTATTATTGCTCACCGTTTATCGACAGTTAGAAGGTGCGATCGTATTTTAGTTCTCGAACAGGGGCAAATTGTCGAATCGGGAACCCATGAAGAATTATTAGCTCTAGAGTGTCGCTATGCGCGGTTTTATGCCCAACAGTTTAGTTAG